In the genome of Triticum urartu cultivar G1812 chromosome 5, Tu2.1, whole genome shotgun sequence, one region contains:
- the LOC125507763 gene encoding DNA-binding protein HEXBP-like, whose product METNGLSLKTQEIGSKRKWETTTDLSRRFCSNQHENPWNDGSLTTSLGSHKDFRFCNQRESPWEGGRTEHQDKMNGIITCLVCGKEGHYSCDYPFKDQEHKVICTLCSKNGHWSISCCQQNKSENRACTRCGEIGHSTSTHGLLSCSSCDEYHPHGECRLSKVKCFICESQDHYPAQCPLNWVLNAAFQDQRENFQAALWLALSKQVNTLSKRTCHQVSPIARAYNLRPRICFTCREEGHVAFYCPQKRRSILPDLSKEFEESSTIAKSSNLSKELEERDPGTASAKQSSKMKPASVLRCVSCGQGGHRARSCPTRVFICSLCNEEGHRARSCPTRVFICSLCNEEGHKAKKCPQKLQKR is encoded by the coding sequence ATGGAAACCAATGGGTTATCTCTCAAGACTCAGGAAATCGGGTCAAAAAGGAAGTGGGAGACTACCACAGACCTCAGCCGCCGCTTTTGCAGTAATCAACATGAAAATCCATGGAATGATGGTTCGCTCACTACCTCGCTAGGGAGCCATAAAGATTTCCGCTTTTGCAACCAACGTGAAAGTCCATGGGAAGGCGGTAGAACAGAGCATCAGGACAAAATGAATGGGATAATCACTTGTTTGGTTTGTGGCAAGGAAGGACATTACAGTTGTGACTACCCTTTCAAGGATCAGGAGCACAAAGTCATTTGCACACTCTGTAGCAAAAATGGCCACTGGAGCATATCGTGTTGCCAGCAGAACAAGTCGGAGAATCGCGCTTGCACCCGCTGTGGAGAGATAGGGCATAGTACTAGTACACATGGTCTCCTCAGTTGCTCAAGCTGTGACGAATATCATCCGCATGGAGAGTGTCGATTGAGCAAAGTTAAATGCTTTATTTGTGAAAGTCAGGATCATTATCCTGCTCAGTGCCCCTTGAATTGGGTATTGAATGCAGCGTTTCAGGATCAAAGAGAGAACTTCCAAGCTGCTCTGTGGCTTGCACTATCAAAACAAGTCAACACATTATCTAAACGGACCTGCCATCAAGTCAGTCCAATAGCCAGGGCATACAACTTAAGGCCAAGGATATGCTTTACATGCCGTGAAGAAGGTCATGTTGCCTTTTACTGTCCTCAGAAAAGAAGATCAATATTGCCCGACCTATCCAAAGAATTTGAAGAGAGCAGCACCATAGCTAAATCCTCCAACCTGTCCAAAGAATTAGAAGAACGGGACCCTGGTACTGCTAGTGCTAAACAATCATCAAAAATGAAACCGGCATCGGTTCTTCGATGTGTTAGCTGTGGTCAGGGAGGGCACAGGGCCAGGAGCTGTCCAACACGAGTGTTTATATGCTCCTTATGCAATGAAGAAGGCCACCGGGCCAGGAGCTGTCCAACACGAGTGTTTATATGCTCCTTATGCAATGAAGAAGGCCACAAAGCCAAGAAATGCCCTCAGAAGCTCCAGAAGCGTTAA